The Parachlamydia acanthamoebae genome has a window encoding:
- a CDS encoding ABC transporter ATP-binding protein: MFNSVKDFFIREKIKKQALNNISFSIAEGEVIGLLGPNGAGKTTLLKILSGLIHPSSGTVSVLSKIPYQKDRNYLLQIGVVMGQKSQLLWDIPAIDTLNIISEIYQIRKEEFKKRLKQFIEMLSIHELLDTPVRHLSLGERMKFELIASLIHQPKVLFLDEPTIGLDLVSQRVIRDFLHWINQAFKTTIIITSHYMKDIEVLAQRVMVIKKGSICYDGSIQSLKNHCCRHSHKIYFSTENNDSFQLSQPIERVSAQQFSLSCSPEDLQKNLSEIIEKVPITQLKTEEMSFEEAIFTLFNEKD; the protein is encoded by the coding sequence ATTTTTAACTCCGTAAAAGATTTTTTTATTCGTGAAAAAATAAAGAAACAGGCGCTGAATAATATTTCATTTTCAATAGCTGAAGGTGAAGTCATAGGGCTATTAGGGCCAAATGGTGCGGGTAAAACCACATTACTAAAAATTTTGTCCGGATTAATTCATCCATCTTCGGGAACCGTTTCAGTGTTGTCGAAAATACCCTATCAAAAAGATAGAAATTATCTTTTGCAAATAGGGGTTGTAATGGGTCAGAAGAGCCAACTTCTATGGGATATTCCAGCTATAGATACGCTCAACATCATTTCTGAAATCTATCAGATTCGAAAAGAAGAATTTAAAAAACGTTTAAAACAGTTTATAGAGATGTTGTCCATCCATGAATTGTTAGACACTCCCGTCCGACATTTATCATTAGGGGAGCGAATGAAATTTGAACTCATTGCTTCTCTTATTCATCAACCCAAAGTACTTTTTTTAGATGAACCTACGATTGGTTTAGATTTGGTTAGTCAACGCGTTATAAGAGATTTTTTGCATTGGATCAATCAGGCATTTAAGACAACGATTATTATAACCAGTCACTATATGAAGGATATAGAGGTTCTTGCTCAAAGGGTTATGGTCATCAAGAAGGGTTCTATTTGCTATGATGGCTCCATCCAATCTTTAAAAAATCATTGTTGTCGGCATTCTCATAAGATCTATTTTTCAACTGAAAATAACGACAGTTTTCAACTTTCACAACCAATCGAAAGGGTTTCTGCGCAACAATTTTCACTCTCCTGCTCTCCTGAGGACCTGCAAAAAAATCTCTCTGAAATTATTGAGAAGGTGCCGATAACTCAGCTGAAAACAGAAGAAATGTCTTTTGAAGAGGCTATTTTTACACTTTTTAATGAAAAGGATTGA